A single region of the Leptolyngbya subtilissima AS-A7 genome encodes:
- the hpxO gene encoding FAD-dependent urate hydroxylase HpxO, protein MYNLKAVIIGAGIGGLTTGIAMRQAGYQVEIYDRAQELRPAGAGISLWSNGVKVLNRLGLGEKLAAIGGEMNAMEYRSHTDESLSYVDLRPLFERVGQRPYPVARTDLQTMLLEAFGPEDVHLGMLCTGVEQDEHSATAVFETGERASGDLVVGADGIHSAVRTHVVGQVDRRYARYVNWNGLVKADPELCDPNLWVLYVGDSKRASMMPVGGDRFYFFFGAPMAEGTQVEPTYRQDELSKIFQGWPEPVQKLIQALDPEQTNRLEIGDIDPLDCLVKGRIALVGDSAHATTPTLGQGGCQAIEDAEVLTRYLHTTNIGVADALKRYETARKDRTAELVLKARKRTSIIYGYVPKATQQWYSDLKQEPPEAVIDALAKVILAGPMG, encoded by the coding sequence ATGTACAACCTGAAGGCGGTGATTATTGGAGCCGGCATTGGTGGATTGACCACGGGCATCGCCATGCGGCAGGCAGGGTACCAGGTTGAAATTTACGATCGCGCCCAAGAACTGCGACCCGCCGGTGCCGGTATCTCGCTCTGGTCGAACGGAGTCAAGGTGCTCAACCGCTTAGGGCTGGGGGAAAAGCTCGCTGCCATTGGCGGCGAGATGAACGCTATGGAGTACCGCAGCCACACCGATGAATCCCTGAGCTACGTCGATCTGCGCCCCCTGTTTGAGCGGGTGGGCCAGCGCCCCTACCCCGTAGCCCGTACCGATCTGCAAACCATGCTGCTCGAAGCCTTTGGCCCCGAGGATGTGCACTTGGGCATGCTCTGCACCGGCGTTGAGCAAGATGAGCACAGCGCCACCGCCGTTTTTGAGACTGGGGAGCGGGCGAGCGGCGACCTGGTAGTGGGGGCCGACGGCATTCATTCAGCGGTGCGGACCCATGTGGTAGGACAGGTCGATCGCCGCTATGCCCGCTACGTCAACTGGAATGGCCTGGTCAAGGCTGACCCTGAACTGTGCGACCCAAACCTGTGGGTGCTCTACGTGGGCGATAGCAAGCGCGCCTCGATGATGCCGGTGGGGGGCGATCGCTTTTACTTTTTCTTTGGGGCACCGATGGCTGAGGGCACCCAGGTTGAGCCCACCTACCGCCAGGATGAACTGTCAAAAATCTTTCAGGGCTGGCCCGAGCCGGTGCAAAAGCTCATTCAAGCCCTTGACCCAGAGCAGACCAATCGCCTAGAGATTGGCGACATCGACCCGCTAGATTGCTTAGTGAAAGGACGCATTGCCCTGGTAGGCGACTCAGCCCACGCCACCACCCCCACCTTGGGCCAGGGCGGCTGTCAGGCGATCGAAGATGCCGAAGTGCTGACCCGCTACCTGCACACCACCAACATTGGCGTGGCCGACGCCCTCAAGCGCTATGAGACGGCCCGCAAAGACCGCACCGCCGAGCTAGTGCTCAAGGCCCGCAAGCGCACCAGCATCATCTACGGCTATGTACCCAAGGCCACCCAGCAGTGGTACAGCGACCTCAAGCAAGAGCCGCCCGAGGCCGTCATTGACGCCCTGGCCAAGGTGATTTTAGCTGGCCCCATGGGCTAG
- a CDS encoding CASTOR/POLLUX-related putative ion channel, whose translation MARGTVALVSGLALVSLVFIVLMAILVSLSGLAPEGSDRLNLPEALWGVLMRTLDSGAVGGDTGWGFRLLMLFVTFGGIFVVSTLIGLLSSGIDAKLEDLRKGRSRVIETDHIVILGWSLQIFTLISELSLANANRSDTCIVILSDKDKIEMEMALAEVLGKLPRIRLVCRTGSPSNMADLGIVNIQTARSIVILNPTVDHGDAQLVKTLLAITTIPRSHPQPYHLVAQVQNPKTLDVLKLIAHDDIEPLLSNDLISRIVVQTCRQSGLSTVYIDLLNFSGDEIYFREEPALYGKTYGEALLAYNNSVVIGIQNVDGDIQLNPPSERRLQTSERLIVISEDDDTTYLNQSADAPIDHQAIQLAELTPAAAEHTLILGWNDRTETIIQLLDQYVAPGSSVMVVAEFPAAEANLSEITLRLQRQTVSYQQGDPTDRDVLENLNLTQYNHAVVLCNSALNADQADAHTLVTLLHLRDICDRHHHDCQIVTEFLDVRNQTLAQVARPDDFVISEQLISLMLAQVAEQKNINAVLTDLFSPEGSEIYLKPAGHYVTSDRPVNFYTVVEAARQRGESAIGYRRKASAKNLAQSYGVVLNPPKDQPVEFQPQDMIILLAES comes from the coding sequence ATGGCCCGAGGGACCGTGGCGCTGGTGAGTGGCCTAGCGTTGGTATCCCTAGTATTTATTGTGCTGATGGCGATTTTGGTGAGCCTCTCGGGGCTTGCACCAGAGGGCAGCGATCGCCTCAATCTTCCCGAAGCCCTGTGGGGCGTGTTGATGCGGACCCTTGACTCAGGCGCAGTGGGGGGCGACACAGGCTGGGGGTTTCGCCTGCTTATGCTGTTTGTCACTTTTGGCGGCATCTTTGTCGTCAGCACGCTCATTGGTCTGCTCAGCAGCGGCATTGATGCCAAGCTAGAAGACCTGCGCAAAGGGCGATCGCGCGTCATCGAAACCGACCACATTGTGATTTTGGGTTGGTCGCTGCAAATTTTTACCCTCATTTCAGAGTTATCGCTGGCTAATGCCAACCGCTCAGACACCTGCATTGTGATCCTCAGCGACAAAGACAAAATTGAGATGGAAATGGCCCTAGCTGAAGTGCTGGGGAAATTACCTCGGATTCGTCTAGTATGCCGCACCGGCAGCCCCAGCAATATGGCCGATCTGGGCATTGTAAATATTCAAACGGCGCGTTCTATTGTGATCTTGAACCCAACCGTAGACCACGGAGATGCGCAGTTAGTCAAAACATTGTTAGCGATTACTACGATTCCTAGATCGCATCCCCAGCCCTATCACCTAGTCGCCCAGGTACAAAACCCAAAAACCCTGGATGTTCTTAAGCTAATTGCCCATGACGATATAGAGCCTTTGCTTAGTAACGACTTAATTTCGCGCATTGTTGTGCAGACCTGTCGACAGTCGGGGTTGTCAACGGTTTACATCGATTTGTTGAACTTCAGCGGCGATGAAATTTACTTTCGAGAAGAGCCTGCACTATATGGCAAGACCTATGGTGAGGCACTTTTGGCCTACAACAACTCAGTCGTAATTGGCATTCAAAATGTCGATGGTGATATTCAACTCAACCCTCCCAGTGAGCGGCGCTTGCAGACTTCAGAGCGCTTGATTGTTATTAGTGAAGATGACGATACAACTTACTTAAATCAATCAGCCGATGCTCCAATTGATCATCAAGCTATTCAGTTAGCTGAGCTCACCCCAGCCGCAGCCGAGCACACCCTAATTTTGGGCTGGAATGACCGCACCGAGACCATTATTCAACTTTTAGATCAATACGTGGCTCCCGGTTCAAGCGTCATGGTTGTTGCAGAGTTCCCCGCCGCAGAGGCGAATTTGTCGGAGATAACGCTGCGCCTTCAACGACAAACGGTCAGCTATCAGCAAGGGGATCCTACCGATCGCGATGTGCTAGAAAATCTCAATTTAACGCAGTATAACCATGCCGTTGTGCTGTGTAATTCGGCCCTTAATGCCGATCAAGCCGATGCCCATACGCTGGTAACGCTTCTGCATTTGCGGGATATTTGCGATCGCCATCACCACGATTGCCAGATCGTCACCGAATTTTTAGATGTTCGCAATCAAACCCTGGCGCAGGTCGCCCGCCCAGATGATTTCGTCATTAGTGAGCAGCTCATTAGCCTCATGCTGGCGCAGGTTGCAGAACAAAAAAATATTAATGCGGTCTTGACCGATCTCTTTAGCCCAGAAGGGTCAGAAATTTACCTCAAACCGGCTGGTCACTATGTAACTAGCGATCGCCCCGTCAATTTTTATACCGTGGTAGAAGCTGCTAGACAGCGGGGAGAATCAGCCATTGGATATCGGCGTAAAGCCAGTGCCAAAAACCTAGCCCAATCCTACGGAGTCGTGCTCAATCCCCCTAAGGATCAGCCCGTTGAGTTTCAGCCCCAGGACATGATTATTCTGCTAGCAGAATCCTGA
- the mutS gene encoding DNA mismatch repair protein MutS: MPGSSPSADSPPPIPERLAKHTVRYADHHSVNWDDLTPMMRHYVEMKEQYPHALVLYRVGDFFETFFQDAIAIARELELVLTSKEAGKQIGRVPLAGIPHHALDRYCTLLVERGYAIAICDQVEDPAVAQGLVKREVTRVITPGTVIEEGMLSASQNNFLASVVVAGHHWGMAHADVSTGEFLTTQGEDLDQLCQELLRLQPAEVLFPVDAPNLGAMLRPGDQSDQLPDCLPRQFCYTLRPQGPYSQSEARQRLLQRFRLRSLEGLGCDHLPLAVRAAGGLLHYVEETQKTVQAPLQPLCTYTLAAYLVIDHQTRRNLEITETARDGTYNGSLLWALDRTVTAMGGRTLRRWLLQPLLDVKGIQQRQSTIVELLQDGNLRQMLQHKLKQIYDLERLAGRAGSGTANARDLVALADSFLRLPDLAALAEKATSPYLQALQYVPPELEQLGQTLRSHLVETPPLYLTEGHLIRDGVNTQLDDLRQQAVDDQKWIAELEPAERQRTGISTLKVGFNKAFGYYISISRARADQAPDDYIRKQTLTNEERYITPELKERETRVFNIESEINALEYEIFNRLREQVGEQVELIRKVASAVAAADVLCGLAEVAIFQGYCCPEMDESRAIAVTEGRHPVVEQLLPAGFFVPNSNYMGTIPSDRDADHPQDLIILTGPNASGKSCYLRQVGLIQLMAQMGSFVPAKGARLGVCDRIFTRVGAVDDLASGQSTFMVEMNETANILNHATPRSLVLLDEIGRGTATFDGLSIAWAVAEHLAVEIEARTIFATHYHELNELAALIPNVANYQVTVKEMPDQIIFLHQVQPGGADKSYGIEAGRLAGLPTSVIQRARDVMREIERNSTIAVGLRGEAPQPSKPRRRSKDLAGAYDPSEQLDLFGRP, translated from the coding sequence ATGCCCGGTTCTTCCCCCTCCGCTGATAGCCCGCCCCCCATTCCCGAGCGGTTGGCCAAGCACACGGTGCGCTACGCCGACCACCACTCGGTAAATTGGGATGACCTGACGCCGATGATGCGCCACTACGTGGAAATGAAGGAGCAGTATCCCCACGCCCTGGTGCTGTACCGGGTGGGCGACTTTTTTGAAACCTTTTTTCAAGATGCGATCGCGATCGCCCGCGAGCTAGAGCTGGTGCTGACTAGCAAAGAGGCGGGCAAGCAGATTGGCCGGGTGCCGCTGGCGGGCATTCCCCACCACGCCCTCGATCGCTACTGCACGCTGCTGGTTGAACGGGGCTATGCGATCGCCATCTGCGACCAAGTTGAGGATCCGGCGGTTGCTCAGGGATTGGTCAAGCGCGAAGTCACCCGCGTCATCACCCCCGGCACCGTGATCGAAGAGGGTATGCTGAGCGCCAGCCAAAACAACTTTTTGGCCTCTGTAGTGGTGGCTGGTCACCACTGGGGAATGGCCCATGCCGATGTCTCCACTGGAGAATTTCTCACTACCCAAGGGGAAGACCTCGATCAGCTCTGTCAGGAATTGCTCAGGCTTCAGCCCGCCGAGGTGCTTTTTCCGGTGGATGCGCCCAACTTGGGGGCAATGCTGCGTCCGGGAGATCAGTCTGACCAATTGCCGGACTGCCTGCCGCGTCAGTTTTGCTACACCCTGCGGCCCCAAGGTCCCTATAGCCAAAGCGAGGCGCGGCAGCGATTGCTCCAGCGGTTTCGGCTCAGGTCACTAGAAGGGCTGGGCTGCGACCACTTGCCCCTGGCGGTGCGGGCAGCGGGCGGCCTGCTGCACTACGTCGAAGAGACACAGAAGACCGTGCAGGCTCCGCTTCAGCCCCTCTGCACCTACACCCTAGCCGCCTACTTGGTGATCGATCACCAGACCCGCCGCAATCTAGAAATTACCGAGACGGCACGGGATGGCACCTACAACGGCTCTTTACTGTGGGCGCTCGATCGCACCGTTACGGCCATGGGCGGGCGCACCCTGCGCCGTTGGCTACTGCAACCGCTGCTGGACGTGAAGGGCATCCAACAGCGGCAGTCCACAATCGTGGAACTGTTGCAGGACGGCAACCTGCGGCAGATGCTCCAGCACAAGCTGAAGCAGATCTATGACTTAGAACGGCTAGCGGGTCGAGCTGGATCTGGCACCGCCAACGCCAGGGATCTCGTTGCCTTGGCGGATTCGTTTTTGCGGCTGCCTGACTTGGCAGCTTTGGCAGAAAAAGCGACCTCGCCTTACCTGCAAGCCTTGCAGTACGTGCCGCCGGAGCTAGAGCAGCTGGGGCAAACGCTGCGATCGCACCTGGTCGAGACCCCACCCCTCTACCTCACCGAAGGCCACCTAATTCGTGATGGCGTCAACACCCAGCTCGACGACCTGCGCCAGCAAGCGGTGGACGACCAAAAGTGGATTGCGGAGCTAGAACCCGCCGAGCGCCAGCGTACCGGCATCTCCACGCTCAAAGTTGGCTTTAACAAAGCCTTTGGCTACTACATCAGCATTTCCCGCGCCCGCGCCGACCAGGCTCCCGACGACTACATCCGCAAGCAGACCCTCACCAACGAAGAGCGCTACATCACCCCCGAACTCAAGGAGCGGGAAACGCGGGTCTTCAACATTGAGTCTGAGATCAATGCCCTGGAGTACGAGATCTTCAACCGGCTACGCGAGCAGGTGGGCGAGCAGGTCGAACTGATTCGCAAAGTGGCCTCAGCAGTAGCGGCCGCCGATGTGCTGTGCGGCTTGGCAGAAGTGGCCATCTTCCAAGGCTACTGCTGTCCCGAGATGGATGAGTCGCGGGCGATCGCCGTCACCGAGGGCCGCCACCCCGTGGTCGAACAGCTGCTCCCGGCTGGGTTCTTTGTGCCCAATTCCAACTACATGGGAACGATCCCGAGCGATCGCGACGCCGACCATCCCCAAGATCTGATCATTCTTACCGGCCCCAACGCCAGCGGCAAGAGCTGCTATCTGCGCCAGGTGGGGCTAATTCAGCTGATGGCGCAAATGGGCAGCTTTGTGCCTGCCAAGGGGGCGCGGCTGGGGGTGTGCGATCGCATCTTCACCCGCGTCGGTGCCGTTGACGACCTGGCTAGCGGCCAATCCACCTTCATGGTGGAAATGAATGAGACGGCGAACATTTTGAACCACGCTACGCCTAGGTCCCTGGTGCTGCTCGACGAAATTGGCCGGGGCACCGCTACCTTCGACGGCCTCTCCATCGCCTGGGCGGTGGCTGAGCACCTGGCAGTTGAGATCGAAGCCCGCACCATTTTCGCCACCCACTACCACGAGCTGAACGAGCTGGCGGCGCTGATTCCCAACGTGGCCAACTACCAGGTGACGGTCAAAGAAATGCCTGACCAGATTATCTTTTTGCACCAGGTGCAGCCTGGCGGAGCCGACAAATCCTACGGCATTGAGGCAGGGCGGCTGGCGGGGTTGCCCACCTCTGTCATCCAGCGGGCTCGCGATGTGATGCGCGAAATTGAGCGCAACAGCACGATCGCCGTAGGATTACGGGGTGAAGCGCCTCAGCCGAGTAAGCCCCGCCGCCGATCAAAAGATTTGGCAGGTGCTTATGACCCTTCAGAACAGCTCGATCTGTTTGGGAGACCTTGA
- a CDS encoding MOSC domain-containing protein: MTCHLARIDRFPVKSLDGVSVSQATVLASGALEGDRTYAIFDAQNRLINGKRNAAIHRLRATFTKNGEVITLAIEGDNASTTFRMQEQESQLEAWLSDYFQQSVTLRENHNLGFPDDTNAAGPTIVSTATLAAVAAWHNLTLEETRRRFRTNLEIDGVPAFWEDQLFSPDSAPVRFTIGNVVLEGINPCQRCIVPTRDALTGNATTNFQKTFSQQRAATLPDWAPSSQFNHFYKLAVNTNIVGQGGHTLKVGDSVSLI; encoded by the coding sequence ATGACCTGCCATCTCGCCCGCATCGATCGTTTTCCCGTCAAATCATTAGATGGGGTTTCGGTGTCTCAGGCCACGGTATTGGCCAGTGGGGCACTGGAGGGCGATCGCACCTACGCCATCTTCGACGCCCAAAACCGCCTAATCAACGGCAAGCGCAACGCCGCCATCCACCGTCTGCGCGCCACCTTTACCAAGAATGGCGAGGTGATTACGCTAGCGATCGAGGGGGATAACGCGTCAACCACGTTTCGGATGCAGGAGCAGGAATCGCAGCTCGAAGCCTGGCTGAGCGACTACTTTCAGCAGTCCGTTACCCTGCGAGAAAACCATAACCTGGGCTTTCCAGATGATACCAACGCCGCCGGACCAACCATCGTCAGCACAGCCACGCTAGCCGCCGTCGCTGCCTGGCACAACCTCACCCTTGAAGAAACCCGCCGCCGCTTTCGCACCAATTTAGAAATTGACGGTGTCCCCGCCTTCTGGGAAGACCAGCTCTTTAGCCCCGACTCAGCCCCTGTACGCTTTACGATCGGGAATGTGGTGCTAGAAGGCATCAACCCCTGCCAGCGCTGCATCGTCCCGACCCGCGACGCCCTAACTGGCAACGCCACCACCAACTTTCAAAAAACCTTCTCTCAACAGCGGGCCGCCACCCTGCCCGACTGGGCTCCCTCGTCACAGTTCAATCACTTCTATAAGCTAGCGGTCAACACCAACATCGTCGGCCAGGGCGGCCACACACTCAAGGTGGGGGATAGTGTTAGCTTGATTTAA
- the hemW gene encoding radical SAM family heme chaperone HemW produces MPMIASPASAYVHIPFCRRRCFYCDFPISVLGNQQRGETSGTVESYVDRLCEEIAATPKLNEHPLQTVFFGGGTPSLLSVPQLKQILAQLDQHLGIDPTAEISMEMDPGTFDLEHLQGYLAAGITRISLGVQALDDTTLESCGRYHRVVDVYRAVDWLHQVAMPNWSLDLISGLPYQTLTDWEIGLSKAVALHPHHLSIYDLTVEPQTVFAKRYQPGDQPLPTDEQTAAMYQLAQAFLTAQGYEHYEVSNYAQPGHQCHHNLTYWRNQPYYGFGLGATSYTQLQRVSRPRTLATYGDWVNEFQAAEGIHSEPPTPTLEQLLDRLMLGLRLKEGISGDELRSLCDPTTWDTLRSALNLHIAQGWVILDGDTWDTLQRLSLSDPEGFLFSNVVLSDCFRAIDDLVDN; encoded by the coding sequence ATGCCCATGATTGCTAGCCCGGCCTCTGCCTACGTTCACATTCCCTTTTGCCGCCGTCGTTGCTTCTACTGCGACTTCCCTATCTCAGTGCTGGGCAATCAGCAGCGGGGCGAAACCTCCGGCACAGTCGAGAGCTACGTAGACCGGCTGTGCGAAGAGATTGCAGCGACTCCAAAGCTCAACGAGCACCCCTTACAGACCGTATTCTTCGGCGGCGGCACCCCTTCTTTGCTCTCCGTCCCCCAGCTCAAACAAATTCTCGCCCAGCTCGACCAGCACCTCGGCATTGACCCCACAGCCGAGATCTCCATGGAAATGGACCCTGGCACCTTTGATCTAGAGCATCTTCAGGGCTACCTAGCCGCAGGCATCACCCGCATCAGTCTCGGTGTGCAAGCGCTGGACGACACAACGTTGGAGAGCTGTGGCCGCTATCACCGCGTTGTTGATGTCTATCGCGCCGTGGACTGGTTACACCAAGTCGCCATGCCCAACTGGAGCCTAGATTTGATTTCGGGACTGCCCTATCAGACCCTAACTGATTGGGAAATTGGCTTGTCTAAGGCGGTAGCCCTCCACCCCCATCACCTATCAATCTACGATCTAACGGTGGAACCTCAGACAGTATTCGCCAAGCGCTACCAGCCGGGCGACCAGCCTCTGCCCACGGATGAGCAAACGGCGGCGATGTATCAACTCGCCCAAGCGTTTCTCACTGCCCAAGGCTACGAGCACTACGAAGTCTCTAACTACGCCCAGCCAGGCCACCAATGTCATCATAATTTGACCTACTGGCGCAATCAGCCCTACTACGGCTTTGGCCTCGGAGCGACCAGCTACACCCAGCTCCAGCGCGTTAGCCGTCCCCGCACCTTGGCGACCTATGGCGACTGGGTAAACGAGTTTCAGGCTGCTGAAGGAATCCACAGCGAACCTCCGACACCAACCCTGGAGCAACTGCTGGATCGGCTGATGTTGGGCTTGCGATTAAAGGAGGGGATCAGTGGGGATGAGCTGCGATCGCTCTGCGACCCCACCACTTGGGACACCCTGCGCTCAGCCCTCAACCTCCACATCGCTCAAGGCTGGGTAATTCTAGACGGCGATACCTGGGATACGCTTCAGCGCCTAAGCCTCAGCGATCCCGAAGGTTTTTTGTTCTCTAACGTTGTGCTCTCTGACTGCTTTCGTGCGATCGATGACTTGGTTGACAATTGA
- the serA gene encoding phosphoglycerate dehydrogenase → MPKVLVSDPVDQAGLDILSQVAQVDVNTSLSPEELVAAIGDYDALMIRSGTKVTKAVIDAGQNLKIIGRAGVGVDNVDVPEATRRGIVVVNSPEGNTIAAAEHALAMMMSMSRYIPSADRSVKSGEWKRKDFTGVEIYKKTLGVVGLGKIGSHVATVARAMGMKLLAYDPFISAERAEQLGCRLVELDLLFREADYITLHLPKTPETTHLVNEEALATMKPTVRIINCARGGIIDEAALAKALREGTIGGAALDVYESEPLGDSELRELDKAIILTPHLGASTEEAQVNVAIDVAEQIRDVLLGLPARSAVNIPGLRPEVMQKLRPYLQLAETLGNLVGQLAGGRVEELTVRLQGDIAGGDTQPIMVAALKGLLSHALQERVNYVNASIEAKERGIHVIETRDADIRDYTGSLNLSAKGSLGEHSVTGVLLGGSEIRVTDIDEFPINVPPTQHMLFTLHRDMPGIIGKIGSLLGSFNVNIASMQVGRKIVRGDAVMALSLDDPLPEGILDEILKVPGIRDAYTVNL, encoded by the coding sequence ATGCCCAAGGTTCTAGTTTCCGACCCCGTTGACCAGGCGGGCCTCGATATTCTTTCCCAAGTTGCTCAAGTAGATGTCAACACCAGCCTTTCACCTGAGGAACTGGTGGCTGCCATCGGCGACTACGACGCGCTGATGATTCGCTCTGGCACCAAGGTGACCAAGGCCGTCATCGATGCGGGGCAGAACCTAAAAATTATTGGTCGGGCTGGAGTTGGGGTCGATAACGTCGATGTGCCCGAGGCCACCCGGCGGGGCATTGTGGTGGTCAACTCCCCAGAAGGCAACACCATTGCCGCCGCCGAGCACGCCCTGGCCATGATGATGTCGATGTCGCGCTACATTCCCAGCGCCGATCGCTCCGTTAAATCTGGCGAATGGAAGCGCAAAGACTTCACCGGGGTCGAAATCTATAAGAAAACCTTAGGAGTGGTGGGCCTGGGCAAAATTGGCTCCCACGTGGCTACCGTAGCGCGGGCCATGGGCATGAAGCTGCTAGCCTACGACCCGTTCATTTCGGCGGAGCGGGCCGAGCAGCTGGGCTGCCGCTTGGTGGAGCTAGACCTGCTGTTCCGCGAAGCCGACTACATCACCCTGCACCTGCCTAAAACCCCCGAGACCACCCACCTGGTCAATGAAGAAGCCCTAGCGACCATGAAGCCCACGGTGCGCATCATCAACTGCGCTCGGGGCGGCATCATCGACGAAGCTGCTCTGGCTAAAGCCCTGCGCGAAGGCACCATTGGCGGGGCCGCTCTGGATGTCTACGAATCTGAACCCCTGGGCGATTCAGAGCTGCGAGAGCTAGATAAAGCCATTATTCTCACCCCCCACCTAGGAGCCTCCACCGAAGAAGCCCAGGTGAATGTGGCGATCGACGTGGCCGAGCAAATTCGCGACGTGCTGCTGGGTCTCCCGGCGCGATCGGCGGTGAATATCCCTGGTCTGCGCCCCGAGGTAATGCAAAAGCTGCGCCCCTATCTGCAACTGGCTGAAACCCTAGGCAACCTAGTGGGGCAACTGGCTGGGGGCCGGGTTGAAGAACTGACGGTGCGCCTCCAGGGCGACATTGCCGGGGGCGATACTCAGCCGATTATGGTGGCGGCGCTCAAGGGGTTGCTCTCCCACGCGCTGCAGGAGCGGGTCAACTACGTCAACGCCTCCATCGAAGCGAAAGAGCGCGGCATTCACGTGATTGAGACCCGCGACGCCGACATTCGTGACTACACCGGCTCGTTAAACCTGTCGGCAAAGGGAAGCCTGGGCGAACACTCCGTTACCGGCGTGCTGCTCGGGGGCAGCGAAATTCGCGTCACCGACATTGACGAGTTCCCCATCAACGTGCCGCCGACCCAGCACATGCTGTTTACCCTGCACCGCGATATGCCAGGCATTATCGGCAAAATTGGCTCGCTGCTCGGCAGCTTCAACGTCAACATTGCCAGCATGCAGGTGGGCCGCAAGATTGTGCGCGGCGACGCGGTCATGGCCCTCAGCCTTGATGACCCTCTGCCGGAGGGCATTCTGGATGAAATTCTCAAGGTGCCGGGCATTCGCGATGCCTATACGGTGAATCTGTAG
- the prmA gene encoding 50S ribosomal protein L11 methyltransferase, producing the protein MAVVNTWWEVKVLCDPSLEDTVFWRFDSFGSQGTSTQQRGSSCVVQAYFPQHRLELLDLSAMALLIKQDALCNNLVLPRISWQLIDEEDWSKSWKDHWKPEPIGDRFLITPAWLEPPADNQRLVLRLDPGVAFGTGNHPTTQLCLESLEMRLTYEKTDVTIADIGCGSGILSIGALLLGARRAYAADTDDLAIHSAVGNRTLNGLTEEQLPLLHGSLDTIAQAIDAPVDGIVCNILAEVIMDLIPQMHTVVTPDGWGILSGILLDQSKLVADTLEQHGWVVATLWRRQEWCCLNVRRSPA; encoded by the coding sequence ATGGCCGTGGTTAACACCTGGTGGGAAGTAAAGGTACTGTGCGATCCATCTTTGGAGGACACAGTCTTTTGGCGGTTTGACAGCTTTGGCAGCCAGGGCACCTCAACCCAGCAGCGGGGATCATCCTGCGTGGTGCAGGCCTATTTTCCCCAGCATCGGCTAGAGCTGCTTGACCTATCGGCCATGGCCCTATTGATTAAGCAAGACGCTCTCTGCAACAATCTGGTGCTGCCCCGCATCAGCTGGCAGCTGATCGACGAAGAAGACTGGTCTAAAAGCTGGAAAGACCACTGGAAACCAGAACCAATTGGCGATCGCTTCTTGATTACCCCCGCTTGGTTAGAGCCTCCGGCAGACAACCAGCGGCTTGTGCTGCGCCTCGACCCCGGCGTGGCCTTTGGCACCGGCAACCACCCCACCACTCAGCTCTGCCTAGAGTCGCTCGAAATGCGGCTTACCTACGAAAAAACCGACGTTACTATTGCCGATATTGGCTGCGGGTCTGGCATTCTCTCGATTGGGGCGCTGCTGTTAGGAGCTAGACGGGCTTACGCCGCCGACACCGACGACTTAGCAATTCATTCGGCCGTCGGCAACCGCACCCTGAACGGGCTGACGGAGGAGCAACTACCGCTGCTGCACGGCAGTTTAGACACCATTGCCCAAGCCATTGATGCTCCCGTAGACGGCATTGTCTGCAATATTCTGGCGGAGGTGATTATGGACCTCATTCCCCAGATGCACACCGTTGTCACTCCCGATGGCTGGGGCATTCTCAGCGGCATTTTGCTCGATCAGTCGAAACTGGTGGCCGATACCCTGGAGCAGCACGGCTGGGTGGTGGCCACCCTCTGGCGGCGACAAGAGTGGTGCTGTCTCAACGTGCGGCGATCGCCCGCCTAA